The proteins below are encoded in one region of Candidatus Ozemobacteraceae bacterium:
- a CDS encoding A/G-specific adenine glycosylase, producing MIETARTKTARLLLDWYDASGRDLPWRRTNDAYEILVSEIMLQQTQVPRVVPAYRRWLEAFPDWQALARAGTAEVIRAWAGLGYNRRALALQEIARQVVEHGLPDSEEDWLRLKGIGPYTAAAMTVFSLKKLAVPIDTNIRRAGARLLLGEPFPEPRDDGKLRPRLAEVLRGSRRFDDLVQALFDLASLVCLKKPLCATCPLGRECPACAGFLEGTHAAPDRTYPASRERKHRNKPHPDRIFRGRILSLVREAPTGLAVADLGPRIDPSFEPANDRAWLDAMIGRLVADGLVMRSGNRLKLPS from the coding sequence ATGATCGAAACGGCTCGAACAAAGACGGCCCGCCTTCTTCTCGATTGGTATGACGCCTCCGGCCGGGATCTGCCGTGGCGCCGGACGAACGACGCCTACGAGATTCTCGTCAGCGAGATCATGTTGCAACAGACGCAGGTTCCGCGCGTCGTGCCGGCGTATCGCCGGTGGCTCGAGGCGTTCCCGGACTGGCAGGCGCTCGCCCGGGCGGGAACGGCGGAGGTGATCCGCGCCTGGGCCGGCCTCGGCTACAACCGGCGCGCTCTCGCGCTGCAGGAGATCGCGCGGCAGGTGGTCGAGCACGGCCTGCCTGACAGCGAAGAAGATTGGCTCCGCCTGAAGGGCATCGGCCCGTACACCGCAGCGGCCATGACCGTCTTTTCCCTGAAAAAGCTTGCGGTTCCGATCGACACCAACATCCGGCGGGCCGGCGCGCGATTGCTCCTGGGAGAGCCGTTTCCCGAGCCCCGTGATGACGGGAAGCTCAGACCCCGCCTGGCGGAAGTTCTGCGTGGCTCGCGCCGGTTCGACGACCTCGTGCAGGCGCTGTTCGATCTCGCCAGCCTGGTCTGCCTCAAGAAGCCTCTCTGCGCGACATGCCCTCTCGGCCGGGAATGCCCTGCCTGCGCCGGTTTTCTCGAAGGAACGCATGCGGCGCCAGACAGGACATATCCCGCGAGCCGCGAGCGCAAGCACCGCAACAAGCCACACCCCGACCGCATCTTTCGCGGCCGCATTCTGAGCCTCGTTCGCGAAGCACCGACCGGACTTGCCGTCGCCGATCTCGGACCTCGCATCGATCCGTCGTTCGAACCAGCGAACGACCGGGCATGGCTCGACGCGATGATCGGCCGTCTCGTCGCCGACGGTCTCGTCATGCGCTCCGGCAATCGTCTGAAGCTCCCTTCATGA
- a CDS encoding SH3 domain-containing protein, translating into MNNLSGGRSRLRSLQVLLCIAFIGICGALSASTGACWYLKCEFETTDGAKITGYYETCSYGVFKAPALAGFVAAPSGVNLRDAPSAKGKAVKKLPDATPLAVLSRDGDQVEIEGKKAPWFKVKAGDLEGYVFGGFVQIASPDEGGTTAAEAWTFAEMDGDGSMREEPVNGEFFLKKFVREADGAGSEASQTGIGVFREIHELRYKPELGQNVMCDQIERNSFMGALDTDFVEIEKSKLKSVRVLDVREGGIAPLLVLKKDELERLGKPAKALFSVENDPEGVVALVSYSNDYSTPQRLEALLKGFAESRKTAEIPADAGWWYPIYEKGAEQEFRQTVLPKDVVLLTYHVQD; encoded by the coding sequence ATGAACAACCTTTCCGGTGGAAGATCCCGCCTTCGCTCTCTTCAGGTTCTTCTCTGCATCGCCTTCATCGGGATTTGCGGAGCGCTCTCCGCATCGACGGGAGCCTGCTGGTATCTGAAGTGCGAATTCGAGACGACCGACGGCGCAAAGATCACCGGGTATTACGAAACATGCTCCTACGGTGTGTTCAAAGCGCCGGCCCTCGCCGGGTTCGTCGCCGCCCCCTCGGGCGTCAATCTCCGCGACGCTCCTTCGGCAAAAGGGAAGGCCGTGAAGAAACTTCCGGACGCCACCCCTCTGGCCGTTCTCTCCAGGGATGGCGACCAGGTCGAGATCGAAGGGAAAAAGGCTCCCTGGTTCAAGGTGAAAGCCGGCGACCTCGAGGGCTACGTGTTCGGAGGCTTCGTTCAGATCGCCTCGCCGGACGAGGGCGGCACAACCGCAGCCGAAGCCTGGACCTTTGCCGAGATGGACGGCGACGGTTCGATGCGGGAGGAACCGGTGAACGGCGAGTTCTTTCTGAAAAAGTTCGTCCGGGAAGCCGATGGCGCCGGGTCCGAGGCGTCCCAGACAGGAATCGGCGTATTCAGGGAAATTCACGAACTCCGATACAAACCCGAACTCGGACAGAACGTCATGTGCGACCAGATCGAGCGCAACTCGTTCATGGGCGCGCTGGATACGGACTTCGTCGAAATCGAAAAAAGCAAACTCAAAAGCGTGCGGGTGCTCGACGTCAGAGAAGGCGGAATCGCACCTCTGCTGGTTCTGAAAAAAGACGAACTGGAGCGGCTCGGAAAACCCGCCAAAGCGCTCTTTTCCGTCGAGAATGATCCCGAAGGGGTGGTCGCCCTCGTCAGCTATAGCAATGATTATTCAACGCCCCAGCGGCTCGAAGCGCTTCTCAAAGGATTCGCCGAGTCCAGGAAAACGGCCGAAATCCCTGCCGACGCCGGCTGGTGGTATCCGATCTACGAGAAGGGCGCAGAGCAGGAGTTCCGGCAGACCGTCCTGCCCAAAGACGTCGTATTGCTGACCTATCACGTGCAGGATTAA
- a CDS encoding zinc ribbon domain-containing protein yields MRNILVLVAGLLLLPLLPAHAMFCGSCGVNLPDQSRFCNACGAPQQAVPAPAAGQQWQSLPAKRPAPVPTPGTVSEQQFSQIVQPLEEYGKDLRISNLTSPLVPPLIQRTLVPGYETIRRNLARRRLTLTPAQNRILSLYNELYSSILSWTMTLGSERELLFPRIGQALCLQAFLRAHPNEDGMTSLQAIETVFEKEQRNLVERNENMNENAGFENPGIAYQIARSDRKAVSDSFTFTLLMNDRGKKVGERMQVFDRTGAPLGQLKFVEQKNGLRHYAGTMSRKRFDALGSREIQVKYVVKTTFSTSWSKETLRLHLLPSLKPGDPSDYSYEALHGTSPDVTRMRFLQSIGKY; encoded by the coding sequence ATGCGAAACATCCTCGTCCTCGTCGCAGGGCTCCTTCTTCTGCCCCTGTTGCCGGCGCACGCCATGTTCTGCGGTTCGTGCGGCGTGAATCTGCCTGACCAGAGCCGGTTCTGCAATGCCTGCGGCGCACCTCAGCAGGCTGTTCCGGCTCCTGCGGCAGGGCAGCAGTGGCAGTCTCTGCCCGCGAAACGTCCGGCGCCGGTGCCGACGCCGGGAACGGTTTCCGAGCAGCAGTTTTCCCAGATCGTCCAGCCGCTGGAAGAGTATGGAAAGGACCTGCGGATCAGCAACCTGACCTCTCCCCTGGTTCCCCCGCTCATCCAGCGCACGCTCGTCCCCGGCTACGAAACCATCCGAAGAAATCTGGCCCGGCGCCGGCTCACTCTCACCCCGGCCCAAAACCGAATTTTGTCATTATATAACGAATTATATTCTTCAATCCTGTCATGGACGATGACCCTCGGAAGCGAGCGCGAACTTCTTTTCCCTCGCATCGGACAGGCCCTGTGCCTCCAGGCGTTTCTGCGGGCGCATCCCAACGAGGACGGCATGACCTCTCTGCAGGCCATAGAGACCGTGTTCGAGAAGGAGCAACGAAACCTGGTCGAGCGGAACGAGAACATGAACGAGAACGCCGGCTTCGAGAATCCCGGCATCGCTTACCAGATCGCGCGTTCCGACAGGAAAGCCGTCTCTGACTCGTTCACGTTCACCCTCCTCATGAACGACCGCGGCAAAAAGGTCGGCGAGCGGATGCAGGTGTTCGACCGCACCGGCGCGCCGCTGGGCCAGCTGAAATTCGTCGAACAGAAGAACGGGCTCCGGCACTACGCCGGAACGATGTCCAGAAAGCGTTTCGACGCGCTGGGCTCACGCGAGATCCAGGTGAAATACGTCGTGAAAACGACATTTTCCACTTCCTGGAGCAAGGAAACCCTCCGGCTTCACCTCCTGCCGTCGCTGAAACCCGGCGATCCGTCCGACTACTCCTACGAAGCCCTGCATGGCACCTCCCCCGACGTCACCCGCATGCGCTTCCTCCAGAGCATCGGCAAATACTGA
- a CDS encoding phosphatidylserine/phosphatidylglycerophosphate/cardiolipin synthase family protein has translation MMTRRSLHAVPKIHPSLPDAVLLSVIALLLCIVMTPTPSSAFERLPGNNALQAVFNSFPAADSNVLARTRLLTGNEESWYARWHMLESARSSIVSTYFIVDNDIFGWSFLGLLQKKAREGVKVKLMIDARFLRGVRKIGDFDELEELARMPGVEVRLYNPVGRSLLHVFQDLRQVLLSNHDKIIIIDGKLAMTGGRNIGADYFAQMGEHDNVFRDMDLVLEGSNVVKQLQQAFDEEWNMLRTVPVKPDLMNLRDQTAKLDLAYRVMSRYIQGRGTFPAEQGLDAGLKRHLDIYNKEIVKYKKLTSYASFELFRGERLKPVKILDKHSMLGTREDIGPGLIRMIDACKHEILIQNAYVVLSSEAEKALVRAAKRGVKIVLNTNSGESTNHGSTVAFFMNDWKRLLATMPGARILVFPKGSPCLHTKAFVFDRQVTVVGTYNLDPLSDVVNSEVVAVIQDFPFGEMTARRMERQFQECLEYKIDLQPDGSVRTVFGPEDHTSAEMMKKLNRLRKFQWIRPLI, from the coding sequence ATGATGACCCGCCGTTCGCTTCACGCCGTCCCCAAAATCCACCCTTCGCTGCCGGACGCCGTTCTGTTGTCGGTAATCGCCCTTCTGCTCTGCATCGTCATGACTCCGACGCCCTCGTCGGCTTTCGAGCGGCTTCCGGGGAATAACGCGCTTCAGGCCGTCTTCAACTCATTCCCGGCCGCGGATTCGAACGTTCTGGCACGCACCCGACTGCTCACCGGGAATGAAGAGTCCTGGTATGCGCGCTGGCACATGCTGGAGTCGGCGCGTTCCTCGATCGTCTCGACGTATTTCATCGTCGACAACGACATCTTCGGCTGGTCCTTCCTCGGCCTGCTGCAGAAGAAGGCTCGTGAAGGCGTGAAGGTGAAACTGATGATCGACGCGCGCTTCCTGCGCGGCGTCCGCAAGATCGGCGACTTCGACGAACTCGAGGAGCTCGCCCGCATGCCCGGCGTCGAGGTGCGCCTGTACAATCCCGTCGGCCGTTCCCTTCTGCACGTGTTCCAGGACCTCCGCCAGGTTCTGCTGTCGAACCACGACAAGATCATCATCATCGACGGAAAGCTCGCCATGACGGGCGGCCGGAACATCGGCGCAGACTACTTCGCCCAGATGGGCGAGCACGACAACGTGTTCCGGGACATGGATCTGGTTCTCGAGGGATCGAACGTCGTGAAGCAGTTGCAGCAAGCCTTCGACGAAGAATGGAACATGCTCCGAACCGTCCCGGTCAAACCTGACCTCATGAATCTCCGCGACCAGACAGCGAAGCTCGATCTGGCGTACCGGGTCATGAGCCGGTATATCCAGGGCCGCGGCACCTTCCCCGCCGAGCAAGGCCTCGATGCCGGGCTGAAACGGCACCTCGACATCTACAACAAGGAAATCGTGAAGTATAAAAAGCTCACGTCGTACGCTTCCTTCGAACTGTTCAGGGGCGAGCGGCTGAAGCCGGTGAAGATTCTCGACAAGCACTCGATGCTCGGCACGCGCGAAGATATCGGCCCCGGCCTGATCCGCATGATCGATGCCTGCAAGCACGAGATCCTGATCCAGAACGCCTACGTCGTTCTCTCCTCGGAAGCCGAGAAGGCGCTCGTCCGGGCCGCGAAGCGCGGCGTGAAGATCGTGCTCAACACCAACTCCGGCGAATCGACGAACCACGGCTCGACCGTGGCGTTCTTCATGAACGACTGGAAGCGTCTTCTCGCGACGATGCCGGGGGCCAGGATCCTCGTTTTCCCGAAAGGCAGCCCCTGCCTGCACACCAAGGCCTTCGTCTTCGACCGCCAGGTCACGGTCGTCGGCACGTACAACCTCGACCCGCTCAGCGACGTGGTGAACTCGGAAGTGGTCGCCGTCATCCAGGACTTCCCCTTCGGCGAGATGACCGCCCGGCGCATGGAACGCCAGTTCCAGGAGTGCCTCGAGTACAAGATCGACCTCCAACCCGACGGCAGCGTCCGGACCGTGTTCGGTCCTGAAGACCACACCTCCGCCGAGATGATGAAAAAGCTGAACCGGCTCCGCAAGTTCCAGTGGATTCGGCCCCTGATCTGA